From Shewanella psychrophila, a single genomic window includes:
- a CDS encoding Na+/H+ antiporter NhaC family protein, whose amino-acid sequence MTTSTNASASAQTNNANTPRASFVALLPLFLFLGLFIGAGVYFQSQGVDFAFYQLPSVVAILPAIIFALIISKQRLNQSIETFIAGIGHANIIAMCLIYLLAGAFAAVAKATGGVDATVALGLSLVPSNLLLPGFFVIAAFIATAMGTSMGTIAAVAPIALGVANEAQIELALMAGAVISGALFGDNLSIISDTTIAATRTQGCEMKDKFKENLIFAIPASIITLIAFTFAGQGQADVAAQEIDFVKVIPYLTILVLAVSGLNVFVVLTIGILLAGITGLLTMDYGVIQFGQDIYTGFGNMQEIFILSMLVGGLAALMQQQGGLAFVSKQIEKLIAKFSKAKGGASTRASELGMAGIVAATNTCVANNTVSIVVTGGIAKELAQKHDVTPKRAASIMDIFSCIIQGLIPYGAQALLIASTFSISPLEVVTHAWYCMILAVVAISIVIFRKRAS is encoded by the coding sequence TTGACCACATCGACCAATGCCTCAGCAAGCGCTCAAACAAATAATGCCAATACACCAAGAGCCTCATTTGTTGCCCTACTACCTTTATTTCTATTCCTCGGCCTGTTTATCGGCGCGGGTGTTTACTTCCAAAGCCAGGGCGTTGATTTTGCTTTCTATCAGCTACCCAGCGTCGTAGCCATACTACCTGCGATTATCTTTGCCTTGATCATCTCCAAGCAGAGACTTAACCAGAGCATAGAGACTTTTATTGCCGGCATAGGTCATGCAAACATCATTGCCATGTGTTTGATTTACTTGCTTGCTGGTGCCTTTGCAGCCGTAGCTAAAGCCACTGGCGGTGTGGATGCCACAGTCGCTCTTGGTTTGTCACTTGTGCCATCTAACTTGCTCTTGCCCGGCTTCTTCGTCATCGCAGCCTTCATCGCTACTGCCATGGGTACCTCTATGGGTACTATAGCAGCTGTCGCGCCTATTGCGTTAGGCGTTGCAAACGAAGCTCAAATAGAGCTAGCTCTGATGGCTGGCGCGGTAATTTCTGGTGCACTTTTTGGTGATAACCTCTCTATCATCTCCGACACAACCATAGCCGCGACACGCACCCAAGGTTGTGAGATGAAAGATAAGTTCAAAGAGAACCTTATTTTCGCAATCCCAGCGTCCATCATTACCCTGATAGCCTTCACCTTTGCCGGTCAAGGTCAGGCAGATGTTGCCGCCCAGGAGATAGACTTTGTTAAAGTCATTCCTTACCTAACCATCTTAGTATTAGCCGTCTCTGGTCTGAACGTATTTGTAGTACTGACCATAGGCATCCTGCTCGCTGGTATTACAGGCTTGCTCACTATGGATTACGGTGTTATCCAATTTGGTCAGGATATCTACACAGGCTTTGGCAACATGCAGGAGATCTTTATCCTTTCTATGTTAGTGGGTGGTCTGGCGGCACTGATGCAGCAGCAAGGCGGCCTGGCATTTGTCAGCAAGCAGATTGAAAAGTTAATCGCTAAATTCTCTAAAGCTAAAGGTGGCGCTTCGACTCGTGCATCTGAGTTAGGTATGGCTGGTATTGTCGCTGCAACTAACACCTGTGTCGCCAATAATACGGTATCAATCGTGGTAACAGGTGGTATAGCTAAAGAGCTAGCACAGAAGCACGACGTAACCCCAAAACGTGCAGCCAGCATCATGGATATCTTCTCCTGTATCATTCAGGGACTTATACCCTACGGCGCTCAGGCCCTGCTTATCGCATCGACCTTTAGCATTTCACCACTAGAAGTGGTTACTCACGCCTGGTACTGCATGATCTTGGCTGTAGTGGCTATCTCAATTGTCATCTTCCGCAAGCGAGCCAGCTAA
- a CDS encoding DUF998 domain-containing protein — translation MQGEFKTHSTHYDLHRLVVLMILVGACVTSVGISVSVWAEYQNIGMQVFFRRSDFLGDYVHSPLAYVFNMSLIIAGSCILLAMYGLYLLKLGDFSHFLSITGSWVGLSIILIGVFPINYLDEHRLVSTSFLLATFVLHLFTISTRFTHKEICSRPLFILAIFGFISATGLIYQLDWNTLDFAPCLHNEGDVCWVALNMWLQTNITMLWCVLLALNIRKIAKEQFQQDSAKQLSNW, via the coding sequence ATGCAAGGCGAATTCAAAACACATTCAACCCATTACGACCTGCACAGATTAGTGGTACTGATGATCTTAGTCGGTGCCTGTGTGACATCGGTAGGGATCTCAGTTTCAGTCTGGGCCGAATATCAAAATATTGGCATGCAAGTCTTCTTCAGACGATCCGACTTCTTAGGAGATTATGTCCACTCCCCCTTAGCCTATGTGTTTAACATGTCACTGATTATCGCAGGCTCATGCATCTTGCTCGCCATGTATGGCCTGTATCTGCTTAAGCTGGGCGATTTCAGTCACTTTCTATCGATTACCGGCTCTTGGGTCGGACTATCCATCATCTTAATCGGCGTGTTTCCGATTAATTATTTAGACGAACATAGACTAGTTTCTACCAGCTTTTTATTGGCGACCTTCGTCTTGCACCTGTTTACCATCTCCACTCGATTTACTCACAAAGAGATCTGCTCAAGACCCCTGTTTATATTGGCTATCTTTGGCTTTATCAGTGCCACAGGGCTCATCTATCAACTAGACTGGAACACCTTAGATTTCGCCCCTTGTCTGCATAATGAAGGCGACGTCTGCTGGGTAGCGCTAAATATGTGGCTACAAACCAACATCACCATGCTCTGGTGTGTGTTACTAGCGCTTAACATCAGAAAAATAGCCAAAGAACAATTCCAGCAAGATTCGGCAAAGCAATTATCTAACTGGTAA
- a CDS encoding RNA pseudouridine synthase, with translation MTQDTSPIRLAKYLAMTGLCSRRAATRFIRDGRITIDDRLANHIDTVTLVQSKVESKTGINSQETLKFDGVLIQGIESKQYWMLNKSVGTDCRLLIDDPSSLLHLLPASPRLYPVGRLDKDSRGQLILTNDGELTQQLMHPNFGHSKTYHVQVDRDFDDSFLIKMAQGVSYRDVTTLPCKMSRLANNKFEIILTQGLNRQIRRMSQALGYKVVDLKRVSIQTLALGKLGEGEMRQLSGSELSLLIESCRPSNEA, from the coding sequence ATGACACAAGACACCTCACCAATCCGCTTGGCAAAATACCTCGCCATGACAGGACTCTGCTCCCGCCGAGCCGCTACCCGCTTTATCAGAGATGGGCGCATCACCATAGATGACCGCCTCGCCAACCATATCGATACGGTCACCCTAGTTCAGAGTAAAGTGGAGAGTAAAACGGGCATTAACAGCCAAGAGACACTCAAATTCGACGGTGTACTTATTCAGGGAATCGAGTCTAAACAGTACTGGATGCTCAACAAGTCTGTCGGCACAGATTGCCGGCTATTAATAGATGATCCCAGCTCACTACTACACCTGCTACCAGCTAGCCCCAGGCTCTATCCTGTTGGCCGCTTAGATAAAGACTCCCGTGGCCAGCTGATACTCACCAACGATGGCGAGCTAACCCAGCAGTTAATGCACCCGAATTTCGGTCATAGCAAGACCTATCATGTGCAAGTTGATCGCGACTTCGATGACAGTTTCTTGATAAAAATGGCCCAAGGGGTTAGCTACCGCGATGTCACCACCCTCCCCTGCAAGATGAGCCGCCTGGCTAACAACAAGTTTGAAATAATACTCACCCAAGGGCTCAACCGACAAATCCGCCGCATGAGCCAAGCTTTGGGCTATAAGGTTGTAGACCTTAAACGGGTGAGTATCCAAACCTTAGCGCTTGGTAAGCTTGGTGAAGGAGAGATGAGACAGCTCTCTGGTTCAGAGCTTTCCCTTCTCATAGAAAGTTGCCGACCTTCGAATGAAGCTTGA
- a CDS encoding GNAT family N-acetyltransferase: MELTNPHPPQDNEFEALKTGLTEFNESHTGNVFREKISSFVKDESGAIVGGILGEINWNWMHIQGLWIDESIRKDGWGTKLLSCMEEYALSQNTPSIRLETTTFQALDFYIKAGYSVFGELPDMPKGHTSYFLQKQLGI; the protein is encoded by the coding sequence ATGGAATTAACTAATCCTCACCCACCTCAAGATAATGAATTTGAAGCCCTGAAAACTGGTTTGACGGAGTTTAACGAATCGCATACTGGTAATGTGTTTAGAGAAAAAATATCTTCATTCGTAAAAGATGAATCGGGTGCTATTGTTGGCGGTATCCTAGGTGAAATAAACTGGAACTGGATGCATATTCAGGGGCTTTGGATTGATGAAAGTATTCGCAAAGATGGATGGGGAACAAAGCTATTATCTTGCATGGAGGAATATGCTTTATCTCAAAACACTCCAAGTATTCGCTTAGAAACAACTACGTTCCAAGCACTAGATTTTTACATCAAAGCTGGTTACTCAGTTTTTGGCGAATTACCTGATATGCCTAAAGGTCACACTAGTTATTTTTTACAGAAGCAACTGGGCATATAA
- the ltrA gene encoding group II intron reverse transcriptase/maturase: MSNLSIPTTSSDDYYQQRIEMQPSFDSDLFHQLLEPENLHRAWRQVRANKGAAGIDGMTIEAFPLWMQQGGWQRCKTQLELGEFQPSAVRRVEIDKPDGGKRKLGIPNVIDRVIQQAIAQILTPLFDPFFSANSFGFRPNRNAKQAVLQVRDIIKLKRKFSVDVDLSKFFDRVNHDLLMTQLKNKVQDKRLLALIGKYLRAGVMVNDQFEASFEGVPQGGPLSPLLSNIMLDSLDKELESRGHQFARYADDFIILVKSIRADERVLKSITRYLATKLKLVVNEQKSQVVKVGQSKFLGFTFNRGKIQWHAKTLHIFKQKMRRLTNRNWGVSMGYQLFKVRQYMQGWINYFGIANAYQGCVDLDHWIRRRVRMCYWRQWRKPRTKVQNLLKRGVRIQAAVACGITSKGPWRSSKTPGIQQALSNDYLKRAGLYSLREGWIAFHYPNQRV; this comes from the coding sequence TTGTCAAACTTGTCGATACCCACTACGTCGTCAGACGATTACTATCAGCAGCGTATTGAGATGCAACCGTCCTTCGACAGCGATCTATTTCATCAATTACTCGAACCAGAGAACCTCCACCGAGCTTGGCGGCAAGTTAGAGCCAATAAGGGCGCGGCTGGCATCGATGGTATGACCATCGAAGCTTTCCCGCTCTGGATGCAACAAGGCGGCTGGCAACGATGTAAAACTCAATTAGAACTAGGTGAGTTTCAACCCTCAGCGGTCAGGCGCGTAGAGATCGACAAACCCGATGGCGGTAAACGCAAATTGGGGATCCCAAATGTCATTGACCGTGTCATACAGCAAGCGATTGCACAAATACTCACGCCACTGTTTGATCCATTTTTCTCGGCTAATAGTTTTGGCTTTAGGCCGAACAGAAATGCCAAACAAGCGGTACTGCAAGTCAGGGATATCATCAAGCTGAAACGCAAATTTTCCGTCGATGTTGATCTGTCTAAGTTCTTTGATCGAGTTAATCATGATCTCTTGATGACTCAGCTAAAGAACAAGGTTCAGGATAAGCGTCTGCTGGCGCTTATTGGTAAATACCTTCGTGCAGGTGTGATGGTCAACGACCAATTTGAGGCAAGCTTTGAAGGGGTACCTCAAGGCGGTCCACTCTCGCCATTACTATCTAACATAATGTTGGATAGTCTGGATAAAGAGCTGGAAAGCCGAGGGCATCAATTCGCCCGCTATGCGGACGATTTTATCATCTTGGTTAAATCCATTCGAGCGGATGAACGGGTACTAAAGAGCATTACTCGCTACCTTGCCACTAAGCTAAAACTGGTTGTTAATGAACAGAAAAGCCAAGTGGTTAAGGTAGGTCAAAGCAAGTTCCTAGGGTTTACATTTAACCGAGGGAAGATCCAGTGGCACGCTAAAACGCTGCATATTTTCAAACAAAAGATGAGACGACTGACGAACCGAAATTGGGGCGTGAGTATGGGTTATCAGCTGTTTAAAGTGCGGCAATACATGCAAGGCTGGATCAACTACTTTGGCATCGCTAACGCTTACCAAGGGTGTGTCGACTTAGACCATTGGATCCGCCGTCGCGTACGTATGTGCTACTGGCGCCAGTGGCGAAAACCACGAACTAAGGTGCAAAACTTACTTAAACGTGGCGTCAGGATCCAAGCTGCTGTTGCATGTGGGATCACAAGTAAAGGCCCATGGCGAAGTTCGAAAACACCAGGGATACAGCAAGCATTGAGTAATGATTATCTTAAGAGAGCAGGACTATATTCACTGAGAGAAGGATGGATCGCATTTCATTATCCTAACCAGAGAGTTTAG
- a CDS encoding HD domain-containing protein yields MIEKYENEVLAFIQAEMTQDQAHDINHVLRVVKTAKSLCSSETAMLEIVLPAAYLHDCFFFPKNHPDRSTSSMVAADKAINFLTSIGYPSEYLEGIHHAIVAHSFSADIKPETIEAQIVQDADRLDAIGAIGIARCLQVGTTLGVKLYSNDDPFCSQRSPDDRKFSIDHFYVKLLRLADAMNTVSAQTEAQNRINFMKKYLRQLETEV; encoded by the coding sequence GTGATAGAAAAGTATGAAAATGAGGTTTTGGCATTTATTCAAGCTGAAATGACTCAAGACCAAGCTCATGATATTAATCATGTATTACGAGTTGTTAAAACAGCAAAGAGCTTGTGCAGTAGCGAAACTGCTATGCTTGAAATAGTTTTGCCAGCTGCATATCTTCATGATTGTTTTTTCTTTCCCAAAAATCACCCTGATAGGTCGACAAGCTCAATGGTCGCTGCCGATAAAGCTATCAATTTCCTAACATCTATTGGCTATCCAAGTGAATACTTAGAAGGAATTCATCATGCAATTGTTGCTCATAGCTTTAGTGCAGATATTAAGCCTGAGACAATAGAAGCCCAAATAGTTCAGGATGCTGATAGGTTAGATGCAATAGGAGCAATCGGCATCGCAAGGTGCTTGCAAGTTGGTACTACGCTAGGGGTAAAGCTTTATAGCAATGACGATCCCTTTTGTAGTCAACGGTCACCTGATGACCGTAAATTTTCAATTGACCATTTTTACGTAAAATTACTAAGGTTAGCCGATGCTATGAATACTGTATCAGCTCAAACTGAAGCACAAAATCGAATTAATTTTATGAAAAAATATTTACGACAGCTAGAAACCGAGGTGTAA
- a CDS encoding transposase: MTSARRILIDAESTPFYHIINRCVRRAFLCGEDKLTGKSYEHRPGWIVDKVKALSAIFCIDVCAYAVMNNHYHLVLKIDTDKAKSLSNREVISRWCKVTKGHDVATKFMNGETLIEGERLLLDGLLAEWHERLSSISWFMRCLNEEIARRANREDGCKGAFWEGRFKSQALLDEQALLACMMYVDLNPIRAGIANTLQASDYTSIQERINELNTPDKDTKPNDESELTSSERLKPLAQFDGAAHLATQSGVPFHFCDYLQLIDWTGRAIRPDKKGFIDSSRPKLLDELGISSDAWITSAKEFRRQYSGISGRWDTMCAFKKQHHCGQWSKGKTSSDALHPSP, encoded by the coding sequence ATGACTTCAGCTCGAAGAATCCTTATCGATGCAGAATCGACTCCGTTTTACCACATAATAAATCGTTGTGTTAGAAGGGCTTTTTTGTGCGGAGAGGATAAACTCACAGGTAAAAGCTACGAGCATAGACCCGGCTGGATTGTCGATAAAGTTAAGGCTCTATCTGCTATTTTTTGTATTGATGTTTGTGCCTATGCGGTGATGAATAATCACTATCATTTAGTCCTTAAAATCGATACCGACAAAGCCAAGTCATTGAGTAACCGTGAGGTTATTAGTCGATGGTGTAAGGTGACAAAAGGGCATGATGTAGCGACTAAATTTATGAATGGAGAGACCTTAATCGAGGGGGAGCGTTTACTACTTGATGGGTTATTGGCTGAGTGGCACGAACGTCTATCCAGCATATCTTGGTTTATGAGGTGCCTCAATGAAGAGATAGCGCGTAGAGCCAATCGTGAGGATGGATGTAAAGGGGCTTTCTGGGAGGGGCGCTTTAAGTCACAAGCTCTACTTGATGAACAAGCACTATTAGCCTGCATGATGTATGTTGATTTAAACCCTATTAGAGCAGGGATTGCTAACACACTTCAAGCTTCTGATTATACGTCTATTCAGGAGCGCATTAACGAGCTAAATACACCTGATAAAGACACTAAACCAAATGATGAATCAGAACTAACCTCGAGTGAGCGACTCAAACCCCTTGCCCAATTTGATGGTGCAGCTCATTTAGCGACTCAATCAGGCGTCCCATTTCATTTTTGTGATTATTTACAACTTATCGATTGGACTGGCAGAGCCATTAGGCCAGACAAAAAAGGTTTCATCGACTCAAGTCGTCCTAAATTACTTGATGAACTTGGTATCTCATCCGATGCCTGGATAACCTCAGCAAAAGAGTTTCGCCGCCAATACAGTGGTATTAGTGGTCGTTGGGATACTATGTGTGCCTTCAAAAAACAGCATCACTGTGGTCAATGGAGCAAAGGTAAGACCAGTAGCGATGCACTTCACCCCTCGCCTTAG
- a CDS encoding EF-hand domain-containing protein yields the protein MTHFHQVTALTLCMLLASGCANNENSKGGGSLHTFDFEKLDIDGDGNISKQEFLDLVFYSRSPEQRFSQLDRDSDGYLSQSELNSISLRRRQG from the coding sequence ATGACACATTTTCATCAAGTTACGGCGTTAACTTTATGCATGCTGCTAGCCAGTGGCTGTGCTAATAACGAGAACTCTAAAGGTGGAGGGTCACTGCATACATTTGATTTTGAAAAACTAGATATAGATGGTGATGGAAATATATCTAAGCAAGAGTTTTTAGATTTAGTATTCTACTCACGATCTCCTGAACAACGATTTAGCCAGCTAGATAGGGACTCTGACGGCTACTTAAGTCAGAGTGAGCTCAACTCAATAAGTCTGCGACGGCGACAAGGATAA